The sequence below is a genomic window from Streptomyces sp. NBC_00582.
GGCCGCTCACCATGCGGGCCAGATGCAGGGTGACGTCCGGGTGGGCGGTCAGCTCGCGCAGCACATCGCGCAGCGGCTGCATCTCCGAGCCGCTGAGGAACAGCAGTCCCTGGGCCCGGGTGTTCATCATCAGCCGCGCTCCGACCGGATGGCGCTCGCTGTGGTAGGTGTCCAGCAGCGACTGCGGCGCGGTGCCGCGCACCACCGCCGCGAGCTTCCAGCCGAGGTTCACGGAGTCCTGGAGGCTGGTGTTCATCCCCTGGCCGCCGGCGGGCAGATGGATGTGGGCGGAGTCGCCGGCCAGCAGCACCCGGCCCTTGCGGTACTCGGTGACCTGGCGGGTGGCGTCCCCGAAGGAACTGATCCACACCGGTTCACCGTGGGAGATGTCCTCGCCGGTCAGCCGCTGCCAGGCCGCCGCCACGTCCTCGTAGGGGACGGGCGCGGTGCGCTTCTTCGGCGGGGTGCCGCCCTCGCACACGATGAGACGGGTGATGCCGCCGTCGAGGTGACCGACCATCACCATGCCGCCGGGGAGCGTCTCCCCGATCATGCGCTGGCGCAGATCGAGACCGCGTACGTCGGCCAGATACATCTCCAGCGTGGCGGCAGTGCCCGGGAAGTCGAAGCCCGCCTGTTTGCGGATGGTGCTCCGCCCGCCGTCGCAGCCGACCAGGTAGGCGCCGCGCAGCCGCCGCGTTCCCCGCGGACCGCGGACCTCCACCTCGACGTGGTCGGGGCCCTGGGACAGCGAGAGCACCTCGTGTCCGCGCCGGATGTCCGCGCCCAGTTCGGCGGCCCACTCCTCAAGGACGCCCTCGGTGCGCGACTGCGGGATCGTCTTGTTGGGCAGGTGCGCGCCGTCGAGAACGGACAGGTCCAGCGGGATGCCGCCGAAGTGCCCCTGCGCGCTCGTCTCCAGTTCGCCGAAACGGGGCAGCAGTCCCCGCTGGTCGAACACTTCCATGGTGCGGGTGGTGAAGCCGAGCCCGCGGGACTCCCCGGTGGACTCGGGAAGTCGTTCCAGCACCGTCACCTCGATGCCGGCCAGACGTAACTCACCGGCCAGCATGAGCCCTGCGGGACCGGCTCCCACAACTATCACCGCGGTGTCCATGAACCACCCTCCTCGACCGAACCGCTCGGCTTGTCTTCGGCATCGTGAAACCGTGGATCGCCCTGTTTGTGAACTCGGGAGAGACCGGACCGGGCACACCGATTCCGCAGGAGAAATGCGTCAGGAAATCGAGTGGAGAATTCTCGGCCCGTTTCTCGGGGATCGCTGGGATGTGCAGGGCGTCGCGATAGAGCGATCGATTGTCTTCCCCGGCCGCCGGCGGCAGTCCGTCAGGCGGTGACCCTTAGCTTTGTTGTTCGGCCGAGGGACGGTCAAGGACCTTCCTCTAAGCCAGGGTGAAGTTTTCGCTAGGCGTTGCGGAGTTCCGCTTGCCGCCTGTATCCGGCCTCTTGTCCTGAATTGACCCCCGGCGTGGCACCGCTCGGGGCCGTCCGCCTCGCGGCGTGACGCCCGCGATCGGGTGGGCCCGTCTCCGTCGACGCAAGTCGGCGCGCCGGACGGATTTTCCGTGAGTGGCCGTTGGAATTATCTATTGGATCGGGGGGGCGCCGTCGATCCGTCTGTTTGCTGCGGAGGGGGCTCGGGTACGGTGATCGAATTAGTCAGCCTCCGGAACCGGGGCTGCCGCATGTTACGGACATGTAAATATTTGTGTCGCTCGGTCCGGTGGGTTAGGGTTGTCGGGCCCGCAGATATCCGTACAGCACATACTTTCGTAGGGGGAGTATGAGGAAGCGCAGGTTGCGGCGGCGATGCCGCAGTCTTTTACGAGACCTCGAGGTCGGATATCCGCTCGATGTGCACGAATTATGCAGGCGTTTGGGTGAGCACCGGGGACGAGAAATCCGGTTGATTCCGTACCCGCTCGAGTCGCCCGGCCCCTTGGGTGTCTGCGTCGCCACCGAGACCGCCGACGTGATTTTCTACCAGCAGGACACCACGCGTCCGCACCAGGACCACATCATTCTTCACGAGGTCGGCCACATCCTGGTCGGCCATCTCTCCGCGTCCTCGACGGTCCCGCGCCACGACCCGGGCGCCGGCCCCGTACGCCTGCGCACGGTCTACGACTCGGAGGAGGAGCTCGAGGCGGAGCTGATCGCCACGATCATCCTGGAACGGTCCGCCATGCGCGGTGTCTGCCAGGGCCTCGACGGCCCCGCCGCCCCGGAGGACCCCGTGCTCGAACGCATGGGGCAGGCCCTCAGGAACGGGACCTCCTGGCTGTGACCCGCACACTGCCCGGTACGGGGTGAACCGTGCACCTCAGGACGTTCATCTGCGGCTACATCGACCTCATGGTGTGTCTGTGCGCGGCGAGCCGCGTCGTCCACGCCCGGCGGGCGCCCGACGACCGGCCCCTGAAGGCCATCGCCTGGTGCACCGTCTGCATCGCGGCGGCCCTGCTGCTCTTCCACCCCGGCCTCTACTCCTGGCTGCTGACCGCGACCAGGGGCTTCAACGTGCTGGTCGCCAGCGCGGTCTGCATGTGCGCCGCCTTCTGGCTGCTCCAGTTCTTCCGCCGATCGGCCGCGGGACCGGAGGAGGACCGGTCCGAGACGCTCGCCGTCGCCTGCCTCCTGCTGGCGGTGACGGCCGCCACCGTGGTGTGGGGAGCCTCCCCCGAGGCCCTGCGCGCCTCTCCCGCCGAGTGGCTGAACCGCAACGACGGCGGCGCGGCCGTCTTCGTCGTGGTCGTGTCCGGCTACATCGGCGGCGTCGCCGCCCTGGCGATGCGCTGGTCGCTGGTGTACTCCGTGGTCGCGATCCGCCGGCACCTGCGCGCCGCGCTGCGCATCCTCTCGGTCGCGCTCGTCACCGAGTTCTTCGCCTGTGTCCTCAAGGTCTGCTCGGTACTGGCCCAGCAGATGTTCACCGTGGACCCGGGGCTGCGGAGCCTGATGAACGGAATCTGGTACATCACCGCCCTGTTCGGCGTGTGGATGCTGGTCGGCGGGGTCACCCACCCCGTCACCGTCGAACTGGTCTCCCGGGTGACGGCCGTGGTGGCGCGACGTACCCTGTTCCGCGAACTCGGTCCGCTCTGGCGGGCGTTGCACGACGCCTACCCCGAACTGGCGCTGCCGCGCACCTCCGAGCCGTGGTGGACCCGTGGTCCGTACATCTGGCCCTGGCGCGCCCGCGCCTACTACCGGCGGGTGATCGAGATACGGGACGGGCTGGTCCGGCTCACGCCGTACTGCTCCCTCGACGTCGAGCGCGACGCGCGGGCCGCCGGGCAGGCCCGCGGACTCGCGGGCCGGGAACTGGACCTCCACACGGGTGCCGCGGTGGTGGCCGCGGCACTGGAGAGCAGGGCCGGTGACGCCCCCGCCGACGAGCGCTGCGCCGTCCCGGACGGCGGCGGCCACGACCTGGACTCGGACGCGCGCTGGCTGGTGGGTCTGTCCAGAGCGTTGACAACCCTTCAGGCGTCGGGCAAGGTCCCTGCAACCCCGTCCCGTCCGCACACGGGGACGCCCGGGTCCGCACACCACTGACACCTGGTGTCCCGGGAGGTCCTGCCGTTCGCACGCGCCCCGTGCCACCGGTGCGGTACCGTCCGTCGGGCCGGCGCGGCGTCGCCGCCGCCGCACGGCGGTCAAGCGGGACACGCTGTCTGCTCAGGGTTTTCTCCTGTAATGTCGGAGCCGGTATGCGCTTTCACCAGGCGTGGAGAGGAGCAGGCAGTGGCGGGTGGTGACAGTGGCACCGCGAGCTGGCCCCGGCCCGCCGGTGACTTCACCCAGTGCCTGAACGGACTCTTCGCGTCCGTGACGTACGAGGACGACCACGGCCGCACCCAGTCGTACTCCACGCCGTACGTGGCCCGGAAGATCACCGAGGATCCCTCCCACGACACGACGGTCTCCCGTGTCTACCTCGCGGCCCTGCGCTCCGGGCGCAACACCAATCCGACGATCGCGGTCGTCAAGGCCATCGCCAAGTTCTTCGACGAGCGCCGCACGCCCGGCATGCCGCACATCACGGCCGCCTATCTGCTCGGCGTCGAAGAGGTCGAGGAACTGGAAGAGCTGGAGCGCAAGCTGACTGATCGTCAGGTGCGCACCATCGCCATGCGCGCGGGTGAGATGACCCCCGCGATGCGCCGTCAGCTCCTTCAGATGCTCGACGCCCTCGACGCGCAGGCCGACCCCTCGGCGACGGACCGCGGCTGACGTCCCCGGCCCGTCGACAGCCTTTCCCCTCGGTGCCGCCCGGTTTCCGGTCCGGCGTGTGCGGCCGGTCCCTCGCGATTTCTGGCGCGGGAGCGGATGGTGTGGTCCTCCCGGCCGCAAGTAAAGTATAGTTTACCGGCAGGCGGGGCGGTGAATGCCGTGCCCCTTCCTGATCGGCAGCCTCACACACCACTTCCACCGGAGCCGTCCTGTCCTGTCCGGACGGCGGATTGGACATGGGTCACTGAGCACCATGAGTGGAATCCTCGCAGGCAAGCGCATCCTGGTCACCGGCGTCCTGACCGACTTCTCCATCGCCTTCCACGTGGCGCGTCTCGCACAGGAGGAGGGGGCCGAGGTCGTCCTGACCGGCTTCGGCCGGCTCGCCGTCGTGGAGCGGGCGGCACGGCGGCTCCCGAAGCCGGCCCCCGTCGTCGAACTCGACGTCCAGAACCCGCAGCACCTGGACAGCCTCGCCGCCCGGGTCGGCGAACACCTCGGCGAAGGCGTCGGTCTCGACGGCGTCGTGCACTCCATCGGCTTCAGC
It includes:
- a CDS encoding FAD-dependent monooxygenase, producing the protein MDTAVIVVGAGPAGLMLAGELRLAGIEVTVLERLPESTGESRGLGFTTRTMEVFDQRGLLPRFGELETSAQGHFGGIPLDLSVLDGAHLPNKTIPQSRTEGVLEEWAAELGADIRRGHEVLSLSQGPDHVEVEVRGPRGTRRLRGAYLVGCDGGRSTIRKQAGFDFPGTAATLEMYLADVRGLDLRQRMIGETLPGGMVMVGHLDGGITRLIVCEGGTPPKKRTAPVPYEDVAAAWQRLTGEDISHGEPVWISSFGDATRQVTEYRKGRVLLAGDSAHIHLPAGGQGMNTSLQDSVNLGWKLAAVVRGTAPQSLLDTYHSERHPVGARLMMNTRAQGLLFLSGSEMQPLRDVLRELTAHPDVTLHLARMVSGLEIRYDVGEGDHPLLGRRLPHTELVGGDAKTSTTELLHPARGVLLDLADDAPLRGTAAPWADRVDIVTATPHETGPLADTSAVLLRPDGHVAWTAPGPRDLGAALEQWFGPA
- a CDS encoding MAB_1171c family putative transporter translates to MHLRTFICGYIDLMVCLCAASRVVHARRAPDDRPLKAIAWCTVCIAAALLLFHPGLYSWLLTATRGFNVLVASAVCMCAAFWLLQFFRRSAAGPEEDRSETLAVACLLLAVTAATVVWGASPEALRASPAEWLNRNDGGAAVFVVVVSGYIGGVAALAMRWSLVYSVVAIRRHLRAALRILSVALVTEFFACVLKVCSVLAQQMFTVDPGLRSLMNGIWYITALFGVWMLVGGVTHPVTVELVSRVTAVVARRTLFRELGPLWRALHDAYPELALPRTSEPWWTRGPYIWPWRARAYYRRVIEIRDGLVRLTPYCSLDVERDARAAGQARGLAGRELDLHTGAAVVAAALESRAGDAPADERCAVPDGGGHDLDSDARWLVGLSRALTTLQASGKVPATPSRPHTGTPGSAHH